From the Elusimicrobiota bacterium genome, one window contains:
- a CDS encoding glycosyltransferase family 2 protein, which produces MYRANKIALVIPARNEEKLIIPTLKNVPDYVDKIYVINDASKDSTAELVKNHSDKRVELLSHQKCMGPGAAIITGYKMALKENYDVVAVCGGDNQMPLNQLKNMLDPIIDGKADYSKGNRFIEGGERLSDMPFTRVLGNTIISLLTKIASGYYKIFDVVDGFTAISKKALSVIDWDKAWKRYGYPMDFLVRLNIYGFKVIDVPRETIYIQGARQSQIKGLSYALRVSPMLLRNFFYRLYKRYLIGDFHPLIFMYILGMLLLLLGFLTGIFILVAKLHGGSPTGATAIFSALLIIFGGQLFLFGMLFDMMGERKEN; this is translated from the coding sequence ATGTACAGAGCGAATAAAATAGCACTTGTGATTCCCGCAAGGAATGAAGAAAAGCTTATTATCCCGACTTTAAAAAATGTTCCGGATTATGTAGATAAAATATATGTAATTAACGATGCGTCAAAGGATAGTACTGCAGAACTTGTAAAAAATCATTCTGACAAAAGAGTTGAATTGTTAAGTCATCAGAAATGTATGGGTCCGGGTGCTGCAATAATAACCGGATATAAAATGGCATTAAAAGAAAATTATGATGTTGTTGCTGTTTGCGGAGGGGACAATCAAATGCCGTTAAACCAGCTTAAAAATATGCTGGATCCGATAATTGACGGTAAAGCTGATTATAGCAAAGGTAACAGATTTATTGAAGGTGGCGAAAGACTTTCCGATATGCCATTTACCCGTGTTCTTGGTAATACCATAATATCACTTCTTACAAAAATTGCATCAGGATATTATAAAATATTTGACGTAGTAGATGGTTTTACTGCAATAAGCAAAAAAGCACTTTCTGTCATTGATTGGGATAAAGCGTGGAAAAGGTACGGGTATCCAATGGACTTTCTTGTTCGTTTAAATATTTATGGATTTAAAGTTATTGATGTTCCCCGTGAAACCATATATATACAAGGAGCAAGACAATCGCAGATAAAAGGGCTTTCTTATGCATTACGAGTGTCACCGATGCTTCTGAGAAACTTTTTTTACCGTCTTTACAAAAGATACTTAATCGGAGATTTTCACCCGTTAATATTTATGTATATTTTAGGTATGTTACTGCTTCTTTTAGGGTTTCTTACCGGTATATTTATATTAGTAGCAAAATTACACGGTGGAAGTCCCACAGGTGCAACTGCAATTTTCTCCGCACTTTTAATTATTTTTGGTGGGCAGCTTTTTCTTTTTGGAATGTTGTTCGATATGATGGGTGAAAGGAAAGAAAACTAA
- a CDS encoding glycosyltransferase family 39 protein, whose protein sequence is MNILKFIYSEKKYLLFIFLTALFIRLIYVIPLSPEKLSPDSYGWMSIASGIASGNGYGDTWRPPGYPAFLAIIFFIFGKSILFVRVINSIISALTCVIIYFVGKKIFSPVVGKISAVLLCFYPYVIAYTGDLLSETFYTFLTALSIYYILICSEKPSIKNIIFTGILFGITALTKSTILPFFFFACAWLWWRTKKIKVGFFVGICTIITLAPWTFRNYFYYSKNYIMPINTPWYSFYGATCDEALWMETYGELDTPAPDAIVTPAIPKDWEYISTLPLPERDKICKEKSFNWIKNNSHKYTYLLYKRFIHFWRLYPMMAYKWQKYMAMVTSGIYIPFAFAGIVLSIKNIGKTSLLIALLSIYTFVHLFFTVVLRYRIPVDPYVMIFASYTIVEILLKLKILQCE, encoded by the coding sequence ATGAATATATTGAAATTTATTTATTCTGAAAAAAAATATCTATTGTTCATTTTTTTAACTGCTTTATTTATACGATTAATTTATGTTATACCTTTGAGCCCGGAAAAATTATCGCCGGATTCTTACGGTTGGATGAGCATAGCTTCCGGCATAGCTTCCGGGAATGGCTATGGTGATACATGGCGACCGCCGGGTTATCCTGCTTTCTTAGCTATAATATTTTTCATTTTCGGAAAATCAATTCTTTTCGTCAGGGTAATCAATTCTATAATTAGTGCTTTAACTTGTGTTATTATTTATTTTGTCGGGAAAAAGATATTTTCACCTGTTGTCGGTAAGATTTCCGCCGTTCTTTTGTGCTTTTATCCTTATGTAATTGCTTATACAGGTGATCTGCTTTCGGAAACATTTTATACATTTCTGACCGCCTTGTCTATATATTATATTCTTATTTGCAGCGAGAAACCAAGTATAAAAAATATAATTTTTACGGGTATTTTATTCGGAATTACTGCCCTTACTAAATCTACAATATTACCATTTTTCTTTTTTGCATGTGCATGGTTATGGTGGAGGACAAAAAAAATAAAAGTAGGATTTTTTGTCGGAATATGTACTATCATTACGTTAGCACCGTGGACTTTCCGGAATTATTTCTATTACAGCAAAAATTATATAATGCCAATTAACACTCCCTGGTACTCTTTTTATGGTGCAACATGTGATGAGGCGTTGTGGATGGAAACTTATGGTGAGTTAGACACTCCGGCACCCGATGCTATTGTCACACCGGCTATACCGAAAGATTGGGAGTATATCTCAACACTCCCATTGCCGGAGCGGGATAAAATATGTAAAGAAAAATCTTTTAACTGGATAAAAAACAATTCACACAAATATACCTATCTTCTCTATAAAAGATTTATTCACTTCTGGCGGCTGTATCCTATGATGGCGTATAAATGGCAGAAATATATGGCAATGGTAACATCAGGAATATATATACCTTTTGCTTTTGCAGGGATAGTTTTATCAATAAAAAATATTGGAAAAACATCACTTTTAATAGCTTTATTGAGTATTTACACATTTGTCCATCTTTTTTTTACTGTAGTTTTAAGATACAGGATTCCCGTTGACCCTTACGTAATGATTTTTGCTTCTTACACAATTGTAGAAATATTATTGAAGTTAAAAATATTACAGTGTGAATAA
- a CDS encoding Gfo/Idh/MocA family oxidoreductase, whose amino-acid sequence MKNIAVVGCGYWGKNLVRNFYKLGVLSAVCDTDKQSLGKLKKDYPDINCINDFNVILDDDSIKGVIISTPASSHYELVKKSLEHRKNVFVEKPFTTSLKEAKELVEIAETRKLILMIGFTFLYNAAVRKVKEIIDSGELGDIYYIYSQRLNLGIARKDINVWWNLAPHDVSIILYWLSKKVKLVSGFGVSFIQKGIEDIVSANIKYESGPAAFIHVSWLDPHKIRKMTIVGSKKMVVYDDVSSDMKIQIYDKGIDRFDDFHSFGQFQLIHRAGDIFIPKIDFKEPLEIEALHFLECIREGKEPFTSGKKSLPVVKILEEVQNSIKKGCTINL is encoded by the coding sequence ATGAAAAATATTGCTGTAGTCGGTTGTGGTTACTGGGGTAAAAATTTGGTAAGAAATTTTTATAAATTAGGAGTATTAAGTGCTGTTTGTGATACAGACAAGCAATCTCTGGGTAAATTGAAAAAAGATTACCCCGATATAAATTGCATAAATGATTTTAATGTAATTTTAGATGATGATTCTATAAAAGGTGTTATAATTTCAACTCCCGCTTCTTCACATTATGAATTAGTAAAAAAATCACTGGAACACAGGAAAAATGTTTTTGTTGAAAAACCATTCACTACTTCCCTAAAGGAAGCAAAAGAGCTTGTAGAAATTGCCGAGACCAGGAAATTAATTTTAATGATTGGATTTACGTTTCTATATAATGCAGCAGTAAGAAAAGTGAAAGAGATTATTGATTCAGGCGAGCTGGGTGATATTTACTATATTTACTCCCAAAGGTTAAATCTCGGTATTGCAAGAAAAGATATAAATGTATGGTGGAATCTTGCTCCGCATGATGTTTCAATAATTTTGTATTGGCTTTCCAAAAAAGTAAAACTTGTCAGTGGTTTCGGGGTTTCGTTTATTCAAAAAGGAATTGAAGATATTGTATCAGCTAATATAAAATATGAATCGGGCCCGGCAGCATTTATACATGTGTCCTGGCTTGACCCTCACAAGATAAGGAAGATGACAATTGTCGGTTCAAAAAAAATGGTAGTTTATGATGATGTGTCATCTGATATGAAAATTCAGATTTATGATAAAGGAATTGACAGGTTTGATGATTTTCATTCTTTTGGACAGTTCCAGCTGATACACCGTGCAGGTGATATTTTTATACCAAAAATCGACTTTAAGGAACCGTTGGAAATAGAAGCATTACATTTCCTCGAATGTATAAGAGAAGGCAAAGAACCTTTTACTTCCGGTAAAAAATCTTTACCGGTTGTAAAAATTCTTGAAGAAGTTCAGAATTCAATTAAAAAAGGTTGTACGATTAATTTATAA